In the genome of Thermosphaera aggregans DSM 11486, one region contains:
- a CDS encoding bifunctional nuclease family protein, whose translation MRPSYLLVEKISTSLFAGGEVSPRLILHLEDGRRFYLENVSYDIFVSIRRNLEEEGLDEERGMITDVIESVPEFITALSRSLKHVLIDGFNPDKGVYSATVEFVNGKFSTKRKMIPSHAIYLAILAGKPVYVSVQLVDEQERLYRIFEELSRLEDKEDFEK comes from the coding sequence TTGAGGCCGTCTTACCTCTTGGTTGAAAAAATATCGACAAGCCTTTTCGCCGGCGGAGAGGTTAGCCCGCGCTTAATCCTCCACCTCGAGGATGGGAGGAGGTTTTACCTTGAAAACGTTTCCTACGACATCTTTGTCTCGATAAGGAGGAATCTAGAGGAGGAGGGTTTAGACGAGGAGCGGGGCATGATCACCGATGTGATCGAGAGTGTGCCCGAGTTTATAACCGCGTTGAGCAGGAGTCTCAAGCACGTTCTAATAGATGGTTTCAACCCTGACAAGGGGGTTTACAGCGCGACAGTGGAGTTCGTTAACGGCAAGTTTTCAACTAAGAGAAAGATGATTCCCAGCCACGCTATTTACCTTGCGATATTAGCGGGTAAGCCCGTCTACGTTAGTGTGCAGCTCGTGGATGAGCAGGAGAGGCTTTACAGGATCTTCGAGGAGCTCTCAAGGCTTGAGGATAAAGAAGACTTCGAGAAGTAG
- a CDS encoding 30S ribosomal protein S12 — translation MPGKKAPYGMYAARKLKRKRLKFRWSQRDFKLRMLKQQGKIRDPLEGAPMARGIVLEKVGVESRKPNSALRKCVRVQLVKNGKVVTAFVPWDGGVNYIDEHDEVVIEGIGGPMGGSLGDIPGVKYKVVMVNGVSLKALWLGKKQKPVR, via the coding sequence ATGCCGGGCAAAAAAGCACCATACGGGATGTACGCGGCGAGAAAGCTTAAGAGGAAGCGTCTCAAGTTCAGGTGGAGCCAGAGGGATTTCAAGCTCAGAATGCTTAAGCAGCAAGGCAAGATCAGGGACCCGCTTGAAGGAGCCCCGATGGCGAGAGGAATAGTTCTTGAAAAGGTTGGAGTAGAGTCCCGTAAGCCCAACTCAGCCCTGAGAAAATGTGTCCGCGTCCAACTTGTAAAGAACGGCAAGGTGGTTACAGCATTCGTCCCGTGGGACGGCGGAGTCAACTATATCGACGAGCACGATGAGGTAGTTATCGAAGGCATCGGCGGCCCTATGGGAGGGTCTCTTGGAGACATTCCGGGTGTGAAGTATAAAGTAGTAATGGTTAACGGGGTATCTTTGAAGGCTCTCTGGCTGGGTAAGAAGCAGAAGCCCGTTAGGTAG
- a CDS encoding NusA-like transcription termination signal-binding factor, which yields MSKERGQVKITPDEFRYMALLHEITGATVRDCIMDESENRVIFLVNPEDVGKAIGPKGFFVQKLRKILNKNIEIVGYSDNLEEQVKYALAPARIKEIKVTSKPGGEKVVYVAVDPSDKGLAIGKNGRNVQKAKIILKRHFNIDSLIIA from the coding sequence ATGAGTAAGGAGAGGGGGCAAGTGAAAATAACCCCTGACGAGTTTAGATACATGGCACTGCTTCACGAGATCACCGGCGCCACCGTGAGAGACTGCATCATGGATGAGTCGGAGAACAGGGTTATATTTCTGGTGAACCCTGAGGATGTCGGTAAAGCCATCGGTCCCAAGGGCTTCTTCGTTCAGAAGCTCAGGAAGATTTTGAACAAGAACATAGAGATAGTTGGTTACAGCGATAACCTCGAGGAGCAGGTCAAGTACGCGCTAGCTCCTGCAAGGATAAAGGAAATCAAGGTGACCTCGAAGCCTGGCGGGGAGAAGGTAGTATACGTAGCGGTAGACCCGTCCGACAAGGGTCTCGCGATCGGTAAGAACGGTAGAAATGTTCAGAAGGCGAAGATTATTTTAAAAAGACACTTCAACATCGACTCCCTCATCATAGCATAA